The following proteins come from a genomic window of Pyxidicoccus sp. MSG2:
- a CDS encoding methyltransferase, producing the protein MTSPTVHPAQQIVDIGFGFILSGALSAATELGVADRLVQGPRSAASLAEELGADAQSLYRVLRLLASAGVFTEDETGRFALTPAAEYLRSDVPGSLRSAVLMLTQRIFWAPTGELTETVRTGKNPFDRIFGKPFFDYLASDATQGAVFHRGMSSLSDLENGAIAGAYDFTPLQRVVDVGGGHGGFLIEVLKAAPGVRGVLFDHRHVLAEARIAQAGFGERCELAEGDFFESVPSGADAYVLKRILHDWSDEVCVRILRNCRAAMAPNGRVLVVDTVIPRGNGPHGGKVLDVMMMASLPGRERTEEEFGKLFAQAGLRLSRVIHTPAALSITEAVAA; encoded by the coding sequence ATGACTTCACCCACCGTCCATCCCGCGCAGCAGATTGTCGATATCGGCTTTGGCTTCATCCTCTCTGGAGCGCTGTCAGCCGCGACGGAGCTGGGGGTGGCCGACCGCCTCGTGCAGGGCCCTCGGAGTGCCGCCTCGCTCGCGGAGGAATTGGGCGCGGATGCGCAGTCGCTGTACCGCGTGCTCCGCCTGCTCGCGAGCGCGGGCGTGTTCACCGAGGATGAGACCGGCCGCTTCGCGCTGACGCCCGCCGCGGAGTATCTGCGCTCGGATGTGCCGGGCTCGCTGCGCAGCGCGGTCCTGATGCTGACCCAGCGCATCTTCTGGGCGCCCACCGGCGAGCTCACCGAGACGGTGCGCACGGGGAAGAACCCGTTCGACCGCATCTTCGGCAAGCCCTTCTTCGACTACCTCGCGAGCGACGCCACGCAGGGGGCCGTCTTCCACCGGGGCATGTCCAGTCTCTCCGACCTGGAGAACGGCGCCATCGCCGGGGCCTACGACTTCACGCCGCTCCAGCGTGTGGTGGACGTGGGCGGTGGACACGGCGGCTTCCTCATCGAGGTGCTCAAGGCCGCACCCGGGGTTCGCGGCGTGCTGTTCGACCACCGCCATGTCCTCGCCGAGGCGCGCATCGCGCAGGCCGGCTTCGGGGAGCGGTGCGAACTGGCGGAAGGGGACTTCTTCGAGTCGGTGCCCTCGGGCGCGGATGCGTACGTGCTCAAGCGCATCCTCCACGACTGGAGCGACGAGGTCTGCGTCCGCATCCTCCGCAACTGCCGCGCGGCCATGGCTCCGAACGGGCGTGTGCTGGTGGTGGACACCGTGATTCCGCGTGGCAACGGGCCGCACGGAGGCAAGGTGCTGGACGTGATGATGATGGCGTCGCTGCCGGGGCGTGAGCGCACGGAGGAGGAGTTCGGGAAGCTGTTCGCCCAGGCGGGGCTGCGGCTGTCTCGCGTCATCCACACGCCAGCCGCGCTCAGCATCACCGAGGCCGTGGCGGCCTGA
- a CDS encoding DUF4142 domain-containing protein, translating to MAGVRSGVGAAGLTAALVVGLLVGCSAHAEDSEKHERRIGEAAADREEYVGELVVFDAKQIALGELALEQSKDPQVREFAKKLVADHRKHLKDLEAWAEQKRIEVAAVDLSTQSEQGTGGSGSAGVQEGYEERMVGVDKRLDEAIVDAKEDLKELREKESGDFDKAFLSRVVDDQKDGKDLVGDGLDTYRADASFGLLLNHTYNQIDQTLERGKQVEKVVD from the coding sequence ATGGCTGGAGTGCGTAGCGGCGTTGGCGCGGCGGGTCTCACGGCCGCACTGGTGGTCGGTCTGCTGGTCGGGTGTTCGGCCCACGCGGAGGACTCGGAGAAGCATGAGCGCCGCATCGGCGAGGCCGCGGCGGACCGCGAGGAGTACGTGGGCGAGCTCGTCGTCTTCGACGCGAAGCAGATTGCCCTCGGCGAGTTGGCGCTCGAGCAGTCGAAGGATCCGCAGGTCCGCGAGTTCGCGAAGAAGCTGGTGGCGGACCATCGCAAGCACCTGAAGGACCTGGAGGCCTGGGCGGAGCAGAAGCGCATCGAGGTGGCCGCGGTGGACCTGTCCACCCAGTCCGAGCAGGGCACGGGCGGCTCCGGGAGCGCGGGCGTCCAGGAGGGCTACGAGGAGCGCATGGTCGGCGTGGACAAGCGGCTCGACGAGGCCATTGTCGACGCGAAGGAGGACCTGAAGGAGCTCCGGGAGAAGGAGAGCGGGGACTTCGACAAGGCCTTCCTCTCGCGCGTCGTCGATGACCAGAAGGACGGAAAGGACCTGGTGGGCGACGGGCTGGACACCTACCGCGCCGATGCCTCCTTCGGCCTCCTGCTCAACCACACGTACAACCAGATCGATCAGACGCTGGAGCGTGGGAAGCAGGTCGAGAAGGTCGTCGACTGA
- a CDS encoding ArsR/SmtB family transcription factor, with protein sequence MSAAAPAILGWMTSLADPTRVRLLRLVERHELTVVELCAVLQLPQSTVSRHLKVLADDGWVEWRPEGTSRLYHVADGLPPAAKRLWTLTREQMSQALAAEQDDQRLAPVLAERQSRSQAFFSSAAGRWDKLRRELFGERFDVLGLLALLDPTWRVGDLGCGTGQTSEMLSPYVRRIVAVESSAAMFKAAKTRLGGVANVELHRGDLHALPVDDGTLDVAMLHLVLHHVAEPPAVLAEAARALVPGGRILLIDMQRHERREYQQQMGHVWLGFEPEQLTGWLTDAGFTDVRIHPLPADPAAKGPALLSAVAVRRK encoded by the coding sequence ATGAGCGCCGCCGCCCCCGCCATATTGGGCTGGATGACGTCACTGGCCGACCCCACCCGCGTGCGCCTGCTGCGCCTGGTGGAGCGGCACGAGCTGACGGTGGTGGAGCTGTGCGCGGTGCTCCAGCTCCCCCAGTCCACGGTGAGCCGGCACCTCAAGGTGCTCGCGGATGACGGCTGGGTGGAATGGCGCCCGGAGGGCACCAGCCGGCTGTACCACGTGGCGGACGGACTGCCTCCCGCGGCGAAGCGGCTGTGGACGCTGACGCGCGAGCAGATGTCCCAGGCGCTCGCCGCCGAGCAGGACGACCAGCGACTCGCCCCCGTGCTCGCCGAGCGGCAGAGCCGCAGCCAGGCCTTCTTCTCCAGCGCCGCGGGCCGCTGGGACAAGCTGCGCCGCGAGCTGTTCGGAGAGCGCTTCGACGTGCTCGGCCTCCTCGCGCTCCTCGACCCGACGTGGCGCGTGGGCGACCTGGGCTGCGGCACCGGCCAGACGTCGGAGATGCTGTCGCCGTACGTGCGCAGAATCGTCGCCGTCGAGTCCTCCGCCGCCATGTTCAAGGCGGCGAAGACGCGGCTGGGCGGCGTGGCCAACGTGGAATTGCACCGGGGGGACTTGCACGCGCTCCCCGTGGATGACGGCACGCTGGACGTGGCGATGCTGCACCTGGTGCTGCACCACGTGGCGGAGCCGCCGGCCGTGCTGGCGGAGGCCGCGCGCGCGCTGGTGCCGGGCGGCCGCATCCTGCTCATCGACATGCAGCGGCACGAGCGCCGCGAGTATCAGCAACAGATGGGACACGTCTGGCTGGGCTTCGAGCCGGAGCAGCTCACCGGCTGGCTCACGGACGCGGGCTTCACCGACGTCCGCATCCACCCCCTCCCCGCGGACCCCGCTGCAAAAGGGCCCGCGCTGCTGTCCGCCGTGGCGGTCCGCAGGAAGTGA
- the ahcY gene encoding adenosylhomocysteinase, translated as MKTKTDTARPAFKVADLSLAEWGRKEIMLAEDEMPGLMALRARYGQTKPLKGLKVMGSLHMTVQTAVLIETLSIMGADVRWCSCNIFSTQDHAAAAVVVGRPETGGTVENPKGTPVFAWKGENLEEYWWCTEQALIWPDGSGPDQIVDDGGDATLLLHKGLEFEKAGKVPDFNAATEPEEWGFIIALLKDLQKRDAKLWQRVAPAVRGVSEETTTGVHRLYEMQKAGTLLFPAINVNDSVTKSKFDNLYGCRHSLVDGLNRATDVMLSGKVAFVFGYGDVGKGCAQAFKGQGCRVIVAEIDPICALQAAMEGYQVDTIENWVGKADIFITATGNRDIVTAEHMSKMKDKAIVANIGHFDNEIDMAGLKKVAGIKHTNIKAQYDMWTFPKGNSVLILAEGRLFNLGCATGHPSFVMSTSFTNQCLAQLELATNLKTYEKKVYTLPKKLDEEVARLHLEKLGVKLTKLSPEQASYIGVPVEGPFKPDHYRY; from the coding sequence CTGAAGACGAAGACGGACACGGCCCGCCCGGCCTTCAAGGTTGCGGACCTGAGCCTGGCCGAGTGGGGCCGCAAGGAAATCATGCTGGCCGAGGACGAGATGCCCGGCCTCATGGCGCTGCGCGCCCGCTACGGCCAGACGAAGCCCCTCAAGGGCCTCAAGGTCATGGGCTCGCTGCACATGACGGTGCAGACGGCGGTCCTCATCGAGACGCTGTCCATCATGGGCGCCGACGTGCGCTGGTGCTCGTGCAACATCTTCTCCACCCAGGACCACGCGGCCGCCGCCGTGGTGGTGGGCCGTCCCGAGACGGGCGGCACCGTGGAGAACCCCAAGGGCACGCCCGTGTTCGCCTGGAAGGGGGAGAATCTGGAGGAGTACTGGTGGTGCACGGAGCAGGCGCTCATCTGGCCCGACGGCTCCGGCCCGGACCAGATTGTCGACGACGGCGGTGACGCCACGCTGCTCTTGCACAAGGGCCTGGAGTTCGAGAAGGCCGGCAAGGTTCCCGACTTCAACGCCGCCACCGAGCCCGAGGAGTGGGGCTTCATCATCGCGCTGCTCAAGGACCTGCAGAAGCGCGACGCGAAGCTGTGGCAGCGCGTGGCCCCCGCGGTGCGTGGCGTGAGCGAGGAGACCACCACCGGCGTGCACCGCCTGTACGAGATGCAGAAGGCCGGCACGCTGCTGTTCCCCGCCATCAACGTCAACGACAGCGTCACCAAGAGCAAGTTCGACAACCTCTACGGCTGCCGTCACTCGCTGGTGGACGGCCTCAACCGCGCCACGGACGTGATGCTGTCCGGCAAGGTGGCCTTCGTCTTCGGCTACGGCGACGTGGGCAAGGGCTGTGCCCAGGCGTTCAAGGGCCAGGGCTGCCGCGTCATCGTCGCGGAAATCGACCCCATCTGCGCCCTGCAGGCCGCGATGGAGGGCTACCAGGTCGACACGATTGAGAACTGGGTCGGCAAGGCGGACATCTTCATCACCGCGACGGGCAACCGCGACATCGTCACCGCGGAGCACATGTCGAAGATGAAGGACAAGGCCATCGTCGCGAACATCGGCCACTTCGATAACGAAATCGACATGGCCGGCCTGAAGAAGGTGGCGGGCATCAAGCACACCAACATCAAGGCGCAGTACGACATGTGGACCTTCCCCAAGGGCAACAGCGTCCTCATCCTCGCCGAGGGCCGCCTGTTCAACCTGGGCTGCGCCACCGGCCACCCCAGCTTCGTGATGTCCACCAGCTTCACCAACCAGTGCCTCGCGCAGCTGGAGCTGGCGACGAATCTCAAGACCTACGAGAAGAAGGTCTACACGCTGCCCAAGAAGCTCGACGAGGAGGTGGCGCGGCTGCACCTCGAGAAGCTCGGCGTGAAGCTGACCAAGCTCTCCCCGGAGCAGGCCTCGTACATCGGCGTGCCCGTCGAGGGCCCGTTCAAGCCGGACCACTACCGCTACTAA
- a CDS encoding SpoIID/LytB domain-containing protein, with product MVWVATVAALLAATPTFVTRGDVTPEAELRREAESSWKALEARYVAEVGGAPAKAPGTVLLERGAALAPERNAQGRPGRVELRQNMPGILDERLRVALRHELAHQFLWWACPQSSEDRLFHEAFAVAVSGELAAWRDAPYQSLSRAASEVASAPAVDTPRARRALARLLSETVGFPGALSRRLRKCQDGARWVVPLSIDELAEVEVRAAGPATVVLSRHSGEVLLSEGDVRRALPYGSTLKPFLYAAGAEHPVLAPRAGVQEWACGPNLPAKVDGGTALLRSCNGYFMDWEAKGTAPKAFGAWGPVLGAVGLTGTPADMADAIGLRSTLALSPWGMAQAYRLLAEARPDVLALLTDNAARGTLSELPASKALTGVATKTGTVRDAASRPQFGWIAAVDADLVVVAVRPGKMPRHFAQEIPEVLFRARRQAGLEAARVQVLGLVPARDVEAQCPGAGFALDGGTPRAASAEWTRLEGLTTRGAAVCLGMPWRVRFPNGPTQGRDYAGVFTWSTPPPYRPPPGVPTSPSALKARRGSDFVFRTTRLQYTAGVVAAEDVTLKGEARVALARVIAHNERHSRHAGRPVCDTTHCQAFRGTVRVQRDEAKALGLSPLKWDEWLLFSQGGQEPWKEVRPRADVEGLVGRSLVSLRFEKGRALFILTKTEGDSTFESAGSLPCDLLRSGLKLPSCPRTASFDGAGIIFEGRGRGHGEGLDVEAAKESRLGSDAILQEAYGRERPVPKDDSGS from the coding sequence ATGGTGTGGGTCGCCACGGTGGCCGCGCTGCTGGCGGCCACCCCCACCTTCGTCACCCGCGGTGACGTGACGCCCGAGGCGGAGCTGCGCCGCGAGGCGGAGTCCTCCTGGAAGGCGCTGGAGGCCCGCTACGTGGCGGAGGTGGGCGGGGCTCCGGCGAAGGCGCCGGGCACCGTCCTCCTGGAGCGTGGCGCGGCCCTGGCCCCCGAGCGCAACGCGCAGGGCCGGCCGGGCCGCGTGGAGTTGCGGCAGAACATGCCGGGCATCCTCGACGAGCGGCTGCGCGTGGCGCTGCGGCATGAACTGGCGCACCAGTTCCTCTGGTGGGCCTGTCCCCAGTCCAGCGAGGACCGGTTGTTCCACGAGGCCTTCGCCGTCGCGGTGAGCGGCGAGCTGGCCGCGTGGAGGGATGCGCCCTACCAGTCGCTGTCGCGCGCGGCGTCGGAGGTGGCCTCGGCTCCGGCGGTGGACACGCCGCGCGCGCGGCGGGCACTGGCGCGGCTCTTGAGTGAGACGGTGGGCTTTCCCGGTGCGCTGTCCCGGCGGCTGCGGAAGTGCCAGGACGGGGCGCGTTGGGTGGTGCCGCTGTCCATCGACGAACTGGCGGAGGTGGAGGTGCGCGCGGCCGGGCCCGCCACGGTGGTGCTGAGCCGCCACTCGGGTGAGGTGTTGTTGTCGGAGGGCGACGTGCGGCGTGCGCTGCCATATGGCTCCACGCTGAAGCCCTTCCTCTACGCGGCGGGCGCGGAGCACCCGGTGCTGGCGCCGCGCGCGGGCGTGCAGGAGTGGGCGTGCGGGCCGAACCTGCCCGCGAAGGTGGATGGGGGCACCGCGCTGCTTCGCTCGTGCAATGGGTACTTCATGGACTGGGAGGCGAAGGGCACGGCGCCCAAAGCCTTCGGTGCGTGGGGCCCGGTGCTGGGCGCTGTGGGGCTGACGGGGACGCCGGCGGACATGGCGGATGCGATTGGGTTGCGCTCCACGCTGGCGCTGTCGCCGTGGGGCATGGCGCAGGCGTACCGGTTGCTGGCGGAGGCGCGGCCGGACGTGCTGGCGCTGCTGACGGACAACGCCGCGCGCGGCACGCTGTCGGAGTTGCCCGCGTCGAAGGCGCTGACCGGTGTGGCCACGAAGACGGGGACCGTGCGCGACGCCGCGAGCCGGCCGCAGTTCGGCTGGATTGCCGCCGTGGACGCGGACCTGGTGGTGGTGGCGGTGCGGCCGGGGAAGATGCCGCGCCACTTCGCGCAGGAGATTCCCGAAGTCCTCTTCCGTGCGCGCCGGCAGGCGGGGCTGGAGGCCGCGCGCGTGCAGGTGCTGGGACTGGTGCCCGCGAGGGACGTGGAGGCGCAGTGCCCCGGTGCGGGCTTCGCTCTGGACGGCGGCACACCCCGCGCCGCGTCGGCGGAGTGGACGCGGCTGGAGGGGCTCACTACGCGCGGAGCGGCGGTGTGTCTGGGAATGCCCTGGCGCGTACGCTTCCCCAACGGGCCCACGCAGGGGCGGGACTACGCCGGAGTCTTCACCTGGTCGACGCCGCCGCCATACCGGCCGCCTCCGGGCGTGCCCACGTCACCGAGCGCGCTGAAGGCACGGCGTGGCTCCGACTTCGTCTTCCGCACCACGCGCCTGCAGTACACGGCGGGCGTGGTGGCGGCGGAGGACGTGACGCTCAAGGGAGAGGCGCGCGTGGCGCTGGCGCGGGTGATTGCGCACAACGAGCGGCACAGCCGTCACGCTGGACGCCCCGTCTGCGATACCACGCACTGTCAGGCCTTCCGAGGCACCGTGCGCGTGCAGCGCGACGAAGCAAAGGCGCTGGGGCTGTCGCCGCTGAAGTGGGACGAGTGGCTGCTCTTCTCGCAGGGCGGGCAGGAGCCGTGGAAGGAAGTGCGTCCGCGCGCGGACGTGGAGGGGCTGGTGGGCCGCTCGCTGGTGTCGCTGCGCTTCGAGAAGGGGCGCGCGCTGTTCATCCTCACGAAGACGGAGGGCGACTCGACGTTCGAGTCCGCGGGCTCTCTGCCCTGTGACTTGTTGCGTTCCGGGCTGAAGCTCCCGTCGTGCCCACGCACCGCCTCGTTCGACGGTGCGGGCATCATCTTCGAGGGACGCGGGCGGGGCCACGGAGAGGGGCTGGATGTGGAGGCCGCGAAGGAGAGCAGGCTCGGCAGCGACGCGATTCTCCAGGAGGCCTACGGCCGCGAGCGCCCGGTGCCGAAGGACGACAGCGGGAGCTGA
- a CDS encoding MG2 domain-containing protein, producing MKTFARFVALTALVLSGVAVAKPLYITVPRSYGSQEPVAVDVAFEDKGPVELRVLKPDNVDAFIRAQGDLRRAYQTPPTLNNPGRALSRGLNALNAPGMWLLDTLNPSFRAEVGDVLPKPSDVPGSGEPLAKVAEGPKKLVGVPPGFTVARSQWLNLDLGGADRDFNVPGFNTSDESSGFQERRVVLAPLPAGTYVLQLVQGKVEGQVVLVVSDLTVQLKQTDGQVLVRVAGRDQKPRSGAQVQVYLPKGKGPAGTTDAKGEVTLEVAEPRIIATASVEGDTAIVDTDFYSALAVAPDVFIYSDRPIYKPGNEVKYRGLVRQPDTFLARLFTPKKREVSVKLVSQEGRAITTRAPVDEFGAFSGTLKVPEDLGTGVLRVEAEVDGQPHQGEARVQDYVKPTFYLEVDPESETVVPGQTLRVKVRARRYAGGTPDGAKYEVFLYRSLLDAPAWVDDAGKGGGGSAVTYGSSSSTEGKLSVPERLYSSVAARDATEDPWSSASAFDANGEAEIEVAVPALAAGEERIPYRYSLTIRARDDQETFANSTTAFFLSKVEVMGVARYSDPVVAKGGEATLSVRATTLSGKPYGVTQGEVEFVSRKADGEEKSLGKRSFTTAADGTHREKVPTSDVGAVVARVVVKDKKGETWEGEESLLVIGAADEPVAQVPNLTLASLSGSLEPGDTARLVALMPDGWGPGGRDAGPVWVTLTGASLYATQVVELTGRTLVHSFNVEKRFGSAVYASVAYPTATGRWEERTVAFRIVPRERTLTVEVQPRRAEAAPLTEQTLDVRVVDHEGHGVVAQVSVGVVDKAVYAIQSEFRPKVLDFFYPPARNNVSNFFSSEFQGYGYGEELARKMAGLPDHAFASIKPPTRNAKDLEKDTAHWDPGVVTDRDGRATVRFTLPSNQTLWVVTAVAADTSGRFGESTSEFATRGGLNLYAALPQFLREGDEALASVRLSAGEKSQGSQLLDVKLASLGSLKADQSQHKVELAKGGEQVVPVTLKATSTGSAQLAVDVTGGKDPLKDRKLFQVEPAAVEDTVKVSAWGGGALEVPAAKEATLASVELVLQPSIVDAALSNVRELLTYPYGCLEQLVSTTVPNVAVYQVLQQAGALAKLDTDTQALLAEARSRSVQGTARILNLSVKGGGFTWFGGYDTPSLPLTLIALDGLAYAAEAGLVDRNDPRIIDSSRWLEAQEGLPPEYEATRAYVLARLEGPKQAARVRALVEGSEGGDLYPLALAVLAAEKAGIMKEPALQARINSLVSKSAQGFATLAAYKPGQEMEMNEAFFRFPLRRVGMTAIAAHAASFGTLDITRTRRRILEMLSEPDLSTFDRSTALLHSLWLLERDAKAFRGMQPPEVKGAKDVKFSPRGMGLVAVLAPGTRSVDVGGFDGVATLQATALTPLAAVQPKAEGMSIQRGYYVLREGGKVKLAPGDTVSQGEEVYVELTMDARGENRVRSAYYVVEDAVPAGFVPLQEDKAFRGPPHSLPLVPEALRRRVLNPERATFFFEEPAWWSNSPRTVGYVMRAQFPGTFSAPPASIEDMYAASIHGRTAADSLKVVPSKKGTGDL from the coding sequence ATGAAGACCTTTGCTCGTTTCGTGGCGCTGACCGCGCTGGTGCTGTCCGGCGTGGCCGTGGCCAAGCCGCTCTACATCACCGTCCCGCGCTCCTATGGCAGCCAGGAGCCCGTCGCCGTGGACGTGGCCTTCGAGGACAAGGGCCCCGTGGAGCTGCGGGTCCTCAAGCCGGACAACGTGGACGCCTTCATCCGCGCGCAGGGAGACCTGCGGCGCGCGTACCAGACGCCGCCCACGCTGAACAACCCGGGCCGTGCGCTCAGCCGCGGCCTCAACGCCCTCAATGCGCCGGGCATGTGGCTGCTCGACACGCTCAACCCGTCCTTCCGCGCGGAAGTCGGTGACGTGCTGCCCAAGCCGTCGGACGTGCCGGGCTCGGGCGAGCCGCTGGCCAAGGTGGCGGAGGGGCCGAAGAAGCTCGTCGGTGTGCCCCCGGGCTTCACGGTGGCGCGCAGCCAGTGGCTGAACCTGGACCTGGGCGGCGCCGACCGCGACTTCAACGTCCCCGGCTTCAACACGTCGGACGAGAGCAGCGGCTTCCAGGAGCGCCGCGTGGTGCTCGCGCCGCTGCCGGCCGGCACCTACGTCCTCCAGCTCGTGCAGGGCAAGGTGGAGGGGCAGGTGGTGCTCGTCGTCAGTGACTTGACGGTGCAGCTCAAGCAGACGGATGGCCAGGTGCTGGTGCGCGTTGCCGGCAGGGACCAGAAGCCGCGCTCGGGCGCGCAGGTACAGGTGTACCTGCCCAAGGGCAAGGGCCCGGCGGGGACGACGGACGCCAAGGGCGAAGTGACGCTCGAGGTGGCCGAGCCGCGCATCATCGCCACGGCCTCCGTGGAGGGCGACACGGCGATTGTCGACACGGACTTCTACTCCGCGCTGGCGGTGGCGCCGGACGTGTTCATCTACAGCGACCGGCCCATCTACAAGCCGGGCAACGAGGTGAAGTACCGCGGCCTCGTGCGCCAGCCGGACACGTTCCTCGCGCGCCTCTTCACCCCGAAGAAGCGCGAGGTGTCGGTGAAGCTCGTCTCCCAGGAAGGCCGCGCCATCACCACGCGCGCCCCGGTGGACGAGTTCGGCGCCTTCAGCGGCACGCTCAAGGTTCCGGAGGACCTGGGCACCGGCGTGCTGCGCGTGGAGGCGGAGGTCGACGGCCAGCCGCACCAGGGCGAGGCGCGCGTGCAGGACTACGTGAAGCCCACGTTCTACCTGGAGGTGGACCCGGAGTCGGAGACGGTGGTGCCCGGGCAGACGCTGCGCGTGAAGGTGCGCGCGCGCCGCTACGCGGGTGGCACGCCCGACGGTGCGAAGTACGAGGTGTTCCTCTACCGAAGCCTGCTGGACGCACCCGCGTGGGTGGATGACGCCGGCAAGGGCGGTGGGGGCAGCGCGGTGACGTACGGCTCGTCCTCCAGCACGGAAGGCAAGCTGAGCGTCCCCGAGCGGCTCTACTCCTCCGTGGCCGCGCGCGACGCCACCGAAGACCCGTGGTCCAGCGCGAGCGCGTTCGACGCGAACGGCGAGGCGGAAATCGAAGTGGCCGTGCCGGCGCTGGCGGCGGGCGAGGAGCGGATTCCGTACCGGTACTCGCTGACCATCCGCGCGCGCGACGACCAGGAGACCTTCGCCAACTCCACCACCGCCTTCTTCCTGTCGAAGGTGGAGGTGATGGGTGTGGCGCGGTACTCGGACCCGGTGGTGGCCAAGGGCGGCGAGGCGACGCTGTCGGTGCGCGCCACCACGCTGTCCGGCAAGCCCTACGGCGTCACGCAGGGCGAGGTGGAGTTCGTCTCACGCAAGGCGGACGGCGAGGAGAAGAGCCTGGGCAAGCGCTCGTTCACCACGGCGGCGGACGGCACGCATCGCGAGAAGGTGCCCACCTCGGACGTGGGCGCGGTGGTGGCGCGCGTGGTGGTGAAGGACAAGAAGGGCGAGACGTGGGAGGGCGAGGAGTCGCTGCTCGTCATCGGCGCGGCGGACGAGCCGGTGGCGCAGGTGCCCAACCTCACGCTGGCGTCGCTGTCCGGCTCGCTGGAGCCGGGCGACACCGCGCGGCTGGTGGCGCTGATGCCGGACGGCTGGGGCCCCGGCGGCCGTGACGCGGGCCCGGTGTGGGTGACGCTGACGGGCGCCAGCCTCTATGCCACGCAGGTGGTGGAGCTGACCGGCCGCACGCTGGTGCACAGCTTCAACGTGGAGAAGCGCTTCGGCAGCGCGGTGTACGCGTCCGTCGCGTACCCCACTGCGACGGGCCGCTGGGAGGAGCGCACGGTGGCGTTCCGCATCGTCCCGCGCGAGCGCACCCTCACGGTGGAGGTGCAGCCCCGCCGCGCGGAGGCCGCGCCGCTGACGGAGCAGACGCTGGACGTGCGCGTGGTGGACCACGAGGGCCACGGCGTGGTGGCGCAGGTGTCCGTGGGCGTGGTGGACAAGGCCGTCTACGCCATCCAGAGCGAGTTCCGCCCCAAGGTGCTCGACTTCTTCTACCCGCCCGCGCGCAACAACGTGTCCAACTTCTTCTCGTCGGAGTTCCAGGGCTACGGCTACGGCGAGGAGCTGGCGCGGAAGATGGCGGGCCTGCCCGACCATGCCTTCGCGTCCATCAAGCCCCCCACCCGCAACGCGAAGGACCTGGAGAAGGACACCGCGCACTGGGACCCGGGTGTGGTGACGGACCGCGACGGCCGCGCGACGGTGCGCTTCACGCTGCCCTCCAACCAGACGCTGTGGGTGGTGACGGCGGTGGCGGCGGACACGTCCGGCCGCTTCGGCGAGAGCACCTCCGAGTTCGCCACGCGTGGCGGCCTCAACCTCTACGCCGCGCTGCCGCAGTTCCTGCGTGAGGGCGACGAGGCGCTCGCCTCGGTGCGCCTGTCCGCGGGCGAGAAGTCGCAGGGCAGCCAGTTGCTGGACGTGAAGCTGGCGTCGCTGGGCTCGCTGAAGGCGGACCAGTCGCAGCACAAGGTGGAGCTGGCCAAGGGCGGCGAGCAGGTGGTTCCGGTGACGCTGAAGGCCACCAGCACGGGCTCCGCGCAGCTCGCGGTGGACGTGACGGGCGGCAAGGACCCGCTCAAGGACCGCAAGCTCTTCCAGGTGGAGCCAGCTGCCGTCGAGGACACCGTGAAGGTGAGCGCCTGGGGCGGCGGCGCGCTGGAGGTGCCCGCGGCGAAGGAGGCGACGCTGGCGAGCGTGGAGTTGGTGCTCCAGCCGTCCATCGTCGACGCGGCGCTCTCGAACGTGCGCGAGCTGTTGACGTACCCGTACGGCTGCCTGGAGCAGCTCGTGTCCACCACCGTGCCGAACGTGGCGGTGTACCAGGTGCTCCAGCAGGCGGGCGCGCTGGCGAAGCTGGACACGGACACGCAGGCGCTGCTGGCCGAGGCGCGCAGCCGCTCGGTGCAGGGCACCGCGCGCATCCTCAACCTCTCCGTGAAGGGCGGCGGCTTCACCTGGTTCGGCGGCTACGACACGCCGAGCCTGCCGCTGACGCTCATTGCCCTGGACGGCCTGGCCTACGCGGCGGAAGCCGGTCTGGTGGACCGCAATGACCCGCGCATCATCGACAGCTCGCGCTGGCTGGAGGCGCAGGAGGGGCTGCCGCCCGAGTACGAGGCCACCCGTGCCTACGTGCTGGCGCGGCTGGAGGGCCCGAAGCAGGCCGCTCGCGTGCGTGCGCTGGTGGAGGGCTCGGAGGGTGGAGACCTGTACCCGCTGGCGCTGGCGGTGCTGGCCGCGGAGAAGGCGGGCATCATGAAGGAGCCCGCGCTCCAGGCGCGCATCAACTCGCTGGTGTCGAAGAGCGCGCAGGGCTTCGCCACGCTGGCCGCGTACAAGCCGGGCCAGGAGATGGAGATGAACGAGGCGTTCTTCCGCTTCCCGCTGCGGCGCGTGGGCATGACGGCCATCGCCGCGCACGCCGCGTCGTTCGGCACGCTGGACATCACCCGTACCCGCCGCCGCATCCTCGAGATGCTGTCCGAGCCGGACCTGTCCACCTTCGACCGGAGCACCGCGCTGCTGCACTCGTTGTGGCTGCTGGAGCGTGACGCGAAGGCCTTCCGTGGCATGCAGCCGCCAGAGGTGAAGGGCGCGAAGGACGTGAAGTTCTCACCGCGCGGCATGGGCCTGGTGGCGGTGCTGGCGCCGGGCACGCGCTCGGTGGACGTGGGCGGCTTCGACGGTGTGGCCACCCTGCAGGCCACCGCGCTCACCCCGCTGGCGGCGGTGCAGCCGAAGGCGGAGGGCATGTCCATCCAGCGCGGCTACTACGTGCTGCGCGAGGGCGGGAAGGTGAAGCTCGCCCCCGGTGACACCGTGTCCCAGGGTGAAGAGGTCTACGTGGAGCTGACGATGGACGCGCGCGGGGAGAACCGCGTGCGCTCTGCGTACTACGTGGTGGAGGACGCGGTGCCGGCGGGCTTCGTCCCCTTGCAGGAGGACAAGGCCTTCCGTGGTCCGCCGCACTCGCTGCCCCTGGTGCCCGAGGCGCTCCGCCGCCGCGTGCTGAACCCGGAGCGCGCCACCTTCTTCTTCGAGGAGCCGGCGTGGTGGAGCAACAGCCCGCGCACGGTAGGCTACGTGATGCGTGCGCAGTTCCCTGGCACGTTCTCCGCGCCGCCCGCGAGCATCGAGGACATGTACGCCGCCAGCATCCACGGGCGGACGGCCGCGGACTCGCTGAAGGTGGTGCCCTCGAAGAAGGGCACGGGCGACCTGTAG